tatttacgctagaaaaaagacgtcttaggggcgatctgatcacaatgtacaaatatatgaatggacagtacagagatctttgtagtggtctccttactcctaggtctgtaaccatgacaagggggcatcctctatgtctagaggaaagaagatttcatcatcagcaagttctttactgtacgaacggtaagactgtggaactctctgccacatgatgttgtcatggccgattcattaaataagtttaagggaggcctggatgctattcttgaataatataatattacaagttatgggcattagatttccagtgatacgttgatccagggattgttctggttgccattggagttggggggagttttctccctgtgatggggcaattgtcacctgcctcatggggggttttgccttccctggatcaacacagtaggatttccctaggttgaacctgatggactcttgtcttctttcaaccttatttactatgttactatgtaactcTATCAggtgaatggagtggtggcagACCGCTGCCATacgagtcatttgtctttcaacatgttgaaagacaaacaaataaaacgatcagccggcattgttcattcacaggacgattatcggctgctGATATCTGCCGCATAcagcgataattgttccatgtaatagggtcttatgTCTGACACACGCAAGCATCAAATAATTGGTCCTCCTATactgaaggaagggggggggggggggagtctagaAATCGCCAGTGATTCCATATGCTGAATAGAGTCCATTACAATGTTCCCACCTTGCTCCTTAAGAAACGCTATAGTTTGTCTTCCAGCTGAACGAGAATGGACatttctgtaaaataaaaaaaacaataatacatTTTTAGAATTTAAAGGTGATGTCCTTTGTGGACAATGCCTTCCAGTATGACAGATCAGATGATTGAGGGGTCCTGCTCTAATTCCCTTTGTGAATAACTTATTGTCAGGGGACCCTTCTAACCCATAAGCTTTTCCAAAACTGAAGAACAAGAAGATGAATTGGTAAAAGCTATTAGCTGATATATTTGCATTGGTCCGTCTATATACTGACACTGGTAAGTCCAATCGCTTTGCAATGTCCAGTTGTATCTGGAAAACTCTCAGCTGTTCGTCTCTCTCCTCGGAGGTGGGAGTGAGCCAGGGGGTGAAGTCTAACCCGATCTGTACAGGAAAAGAGAACAAGTTGGGTAATTAATATAGTGCCATACCATGCTtataggggtagttcagcaaaaaaaaaaaagaactttcaaaTCAatcggtgccagagatttgtaatttacttctatataaaaaatctccaatcctgcagtacttatcagctgctatatgtcctgcatgaagtgttgtattctttccagtctgacacagtgctctctgctgccacctctgtccatgtcaggaactgtccagagcagcagctcatcctcatagaaagcctctcctgctctggacagttcctgacatggacagaggtggcagcagagagcactgtgtcagactggagagaatacaccacttcctgcaggacatacagcagctgataagtactggaagactggagattttttaatagaataatgtaaaaatctctggcaccagttgatttgaatgatttttttttttttgctgaactacctctttaCGGTAAATGTATGCAGTTTGCTATATTGTGACATGACCAAACACTGAGCCCCCCCAGCCCCACATTTATTGCTGCAATGAAGGGGCCCAAGATCATCCCCGATTTCACTTCTGTTTGCTCAGTAGTGATGCTAGATCCTCATCAAACAGCTGGGACCACATGACCTACTAAGTATAACATTCCCAATGCAAGCAGCAATCACTAGGGGACGGTAACTGCATTACAATTAATACGGCTAGTACTGTGCTTAATGAGAGCTGTATACATTTTGtatacagtgagctccccctaaaGGCGGCTGCCAGCAAACACTATAACAGCATCAAATGTCTCATGTGTAATCAGTGATGTAAGCAGACACTGAGTGGTGGGAATAGTATTATATTTTACCAGGATGTGGGGATTATCCCTGTGTGTAATGGTCCCtttaaacggaacgattatcgttcaaattttcgcaataacaatcgcatttgagcgataatcggcttgtgtaaacactgcgtacgatcaagcgacgagcgagaaatcgttcatcgtgatctttcaacatgttctaaaatcttCGTTGGTCGTTGGctgaaaattagcagatcgcgtcgtctaaacagtctttcaccgattcactcTATGTGTGAGATGAGCTTAAGCAATTTTAAAACTAATCGCAATTGCGATTTATTCATACGGTTTAttattccgtctaaatgctgttcgttataaaaaacacatcgttactttgaaatcgttaatcgttcaattgCGCAAATTATCGATCCATGTAAAGGGACTATTAGGGATTTGCTCGGATCAACCATGATAGCAACCAATTATACGTGAGGTTTCCAGAATGATTTAACCCTTACCTCCCCTATGCCAACCAGATGGTCTTTGTACTTTTCAAAACTTTCCAGGGCAGGTTCCAGGTCCTGttcaaaaaagcaaaaaaatataacatattatagaaatagcacacacagctgcagcagaaaaaagaaagaatggGCATGTTGAGTTtaaatatctatttttttttttctagaagaagCATGCTTCCTCCATACACCCTCGGAATCTATCAGCCAAACACTCGCTTATTCAGCAGTTATCCCGCCCTAAACCCCTATGCACTTGAATGCTGAGCTCAGCTAAGCGTCTAagcgtgcatttttttttttaacagtttatagatgaccttaaaggggtactccggcgaaaatctttttctttctaatcaactggtgtcagaaagttaatagGTTATGTCCCGACTACAAGAATGTGCCGTCCTGTTTCAAGGAAAGGCGgcagtctattgataatgacgtcCACTAATATTATTTCTGGCCACCAATAGTAACAGACGGTTGCCTTTTCCTGCTATTATCCTGCAGTAGGAACAGGGCCTCAACCTGCACCCTGAAGTGTTGTCTGATCTGCACATGGAAACAAGACCTCCGTACCTTGTATTCTGCAGGAAAAGATGTTATTGTAACACACAGAGATATATGATCCCAGTTTGGGTGCCTACCTGCAATGTCACACTGTGGTAACCGTCTGCTTTACTCTGAATAGGATGTACTCCTAAACACGGCATAACATAACTGGGGTACCTGGAAAACACACAAAATATCTGAATATTTCTGAGATTTCAATATCCAGCataggcctcgttcacactatggaatcggcaccAAGATTCCGTGCGGAAACCCCCCATGCTAACTCggtgccgaatcctgccttcaatgtgGGCTCGTGTGCCTCTGCTCTGCTCGTCTCTCCGcttaaacaattgacatgtcaattctttgagcggacagcgGAGGCGCGCTAGCTTTAAAGTGATGGAAGGCATGATTTGGCGCCAatcccatagtgtgaacggggcttTATACTGCAAGTTTTCTCCACAAGCATCAGGCAAAATATTGAAActtttttctgcaattttttttttttgtgtgtaaagcATTAAAgtgattgttcaccaaaaaatttcttttttcaaatcagcttgtgccagagatttgtagtttacttctaaatctcgtcttccagttcttataagctgttgtatgtcctgcagaaattggGGATTTTTTCCAGtcgggagagcaggagaggttttctgtgggggatttgcttctgctctggacagttcctgacatggaccgaagtggcagcagagagcactgtgtcagactggaaagaatacaccacttcctgcaggacatacagcagctgataagtactgaaagactggatatttttaaagggaacctgtcaccggggaagcgggcacagagcccgcccgaccccccggtgcagcccccggagaCTTACCCTTTTCCAGCGAGTACCGCtcctggagccgtcattctctatgggcgtcggactcatctccgctgcgtgcacggcttcgggcgctgataccTTCGTCccaggactggctccaggagAGGTACTCGCTGGAAAAGGGTAAGtctccgggggctgcaccggggggttgggcgggctctgtgcccgcgtcccctttaaatagaagtaaattgcaaatctctggcacttcctggcaccagttcatatgaaagaaaaaaaaatttggtgaacaacccctttaataaatttctTCCAAAGGTTTCATTTCTAATCTAAGAAGCAAACCTCTGTGATAGCTGCAGAAGACGTTCCAGCTCTCCTGCGTGTTCTGTTACTGACACAACAGCCCGGACTCCTCCCTGGAAAATACAACACAGATTGTAGAGATATGTAATGTACAGGTCGCCAGTGTTCCGACACTCAATGCTCTGTATAATAATGACTAGGAGaggtttctgtggggatttgctgctgcactggacagttcctgacatggacagaggtggcagcagagagcaccgtgtcagactggaaagaatacaccacttcctgcaggacatacagtagctgataagtactggaagacctgagatttttttaatagaagtaaattacaaatctatataactttctgaactaGCTGAattaaaagaaatatattttcgccggaagacccctttaaataaaataaaaaaataccaaaCTTGACTTACTTTTCTTGCTCCTTCCAGAACATCCGCTGTATCCTGCAAATGTAAATATTAGTGTTAGCTGtgctgatatcacaggaggccGCACAGAGGGAGGTCCAGTCCGGGCCTATCCTTAGTGTTATGTGTTTACTTGACAATTTAGCAGCTTTAAAGAAATATATCTGAGTTGTGACTATGAGAAGGAAgtatacagggccggccttaggggtgtgcgacctgtgcggttgcacagggcgcatcactgctggccagctggggggcgctctggcagacagtcagctgcacacctaactggtctggcagagATATGTTCTGTCTGgcagagcgcccccctagctggccgcctgccctccttgcATAGGGGTTGGTTTGGGGCGCTCCCGAAGACAGAGGGGCCAGGGACCtggcagattaaaggggttgtccggcgataaaaaattattcacagaataacacacattacaaagttatacaactttgtaatgtatgttatgtctgtgaatggcccccttccccatgtttccccccacccacgctagacccggaagtgtggtgcattatactcaccgcatctcgtgtcgtccacggtctccgatcctcagcagtgacgtcttcttcgggaggccggcggatcttcccgagtgccggccgccctctgcagcgtcatccgaagctcagccgcgattggctgagcataactgtgctcagccaatcgcggctgagctgctgatgacgcggtcTGTAAGCCCCAATAAGAAATACAGGACCGCGCAAAAGTTTCAGGGAGGTGTGGACAAAGTGCTACAaggtaaggctacattcacacctcCCGTAAGTTTGTATGCgattgtggatccgcaattagGGCCCATTCATGTAGTTTTATGGATCCGTACAGACAaaccaatataagtctatgggatctgtatttttttgcTTCCCAAACCCAGCGTGTGTATCCCCACAACCAGAGCTAACATTTCTCCATATCAAGAGTCGGTGTCCCCATAATCTGAACAGCTAGAGTGTCATCATAActagtcacagtgccccataatcAGAGCTTATAGGAATACTGCCATTATTTCATAAATAGTCAGTGTCCCCATAACTAGAGTCAGAGTGTCCTCATAACTAGAAAGTGTCTCTATAAGAAGAAAAAGTGTCCCCATAAATAATCAGTGTCCCCATAACTAGTCAGCGTCCACATAATTAAAGTCAGTGTCCCCATAACTAGAGTCAGAGTGTCCTCATAACTAGAAAGTGTCTCCATAAATAATCAGTGTCCCCATAATTAGTCAGCGTCCACATAACTAGTAAAAGTGCCCCATAACCATAAGTGTCCCCATAACTagtgacagtgcccccataaccagAAAAAGTGTCCCCATAAATAATCAGTGTCCCCATAACTACTCAGCGTCCACATAACTAgtaagagtgcccccataaccatAAGTGTCCTCATAACTAGTGACAGAGTGTCCCCATAACTagtgacagtgcccccataaccagAAAGTGTCCCCATAACAAGACACAGAGTGTCCCTATAACTAGTCAGGGTGTTCCAATAAAGAGTCAGAGTGTCCCCATAACTAGTCAGTGTCCCCACAGAGTCAGTGTCCCCATAACTAGTCAGAGTGTCCCCATAAAGAGTTAGGGTGTCCCCATAACTAGTCAGAGTGTCCCCATAACTAGTCAAGAGTGTCCCCACAGAGTCAGTGTCCCCATAACTAGTCAGTGTCCCCACAGAGTCAGTGTCCCCATAACTAGTCAGTGTCCCCATAACTAGTCAGAGTGTCCCCATAAAGAGTCAGTGTCCCTATAACTAGTCAGAGTGTCCCCATAAAGAGTCAGAGTGGCCCCATAACTAGTCAGAGTGGCCCCATAACTAGTCAGTGTCCCCATTGAGTCAGTGTCCCCATAACTAGTCAGAGTGGCCCCATAAAGAGTCAGTGTCCCCATAACTAGTCAGTGTCCCCATAAAGAGTCAGAGTGGCCCCATAACTAGTCAGAGTGTCCCCATAACTAGTCAGAGTGTCCCCATAGAGTCAGTGTCCCCATAACTAGTCAGAGTGTCCCCATAAAGAGTCAGTGTCCCCAAAACTAGTcagagtgtccccataactgGTCAGTGTCCCCATAACTAGTCAGTGTCCCCATAACTAATCATAGTGTCTTCATAACTAGTCAGTGTTCCCATAGAGTCAGTGTCCCCATAACTAGTCATAGTGTCCCCATAACTAGTCAGTGTCCCCATAGAGTCAGCATCCCCATAATTAGTCAGAGTGTCCTCATAACTAGTCAGTGTTCCCATAGAGTCAGTGTCCCCATAACTAGTCAGTGTCCCCATAACTAGTCATAGTGTCCCCATAACTAGTCAGTGTCCCCATAACTAGTCAGTGTCCCCATAACTAGTCATAGTGTCCCCATAACTAGTCAGTGTCCCCATAGAGTCAGCATCCCCATAATTAGTCAGAGTGTCCTCATAACTAGTCAGAGTGTCCCCATAGAGTCAGTGTCCTCATAACTGGTCAGAGTGTCCCCTTAACTAGTCAGAGTGTCCCCATAAGAAGGTGCCCAAAACCAGAGCCCCTAACAACACTACTGGGGTGCTTCCAGGCACTGTCCCCACAATGAGGGCACTCTCCACCCAAAAAACAACGCCTGACCACTGCGGTCACCACAGGCTGCCAGGAGGTCTCCTATGTTCTGGGTGGAGACTCTCTTTATAATCTAGGAGGGTGTACATTGCGGCACCCCACTATCTCCAGTCTGCTGTGGGCTGTGTCACAGCTGCAGTAAAATGGGACTCCGTTTTGCAgctgttaaagtaaaaaaatgtgTCTGCAAAATAAGGCCACAATCCACGCGGGTTGTCATAGAAACAGGACCCCTTATATATCTACTGATAATAGGAGTCAGTGTATCTGTAGGAAGAACTGTCACTACACACTAGAGAACACACACTGACACAGGATGTCTCCGAGAAAATGGCCGCCGCCGTCAGCCTGGACAGTGCCGGCCTCCTCTGTAGAGCGGTTATGGACTCACATGACTGTACTCAGGGATTACCTGGGAGAACTCCTCGGCTGTCATATGGCAGTGACAGTCCACATAGCCAGCCGCCATGCCTGTAGCCTCCCTCTCAGTACACCccacagtgggcggggcttagtaTTTAGCTGAACACGTGTGCTGTAtgagtcaaggtgggctgtaagGAATTCATCCGGGATTTTCCTTTTTCTTAATTTATGAACTTATATAATAGAGAAGCTGTTGCATAATGAGAGTTGTGGTTGGATATTTGGGTTACATTGATAGGAGGGATGTTTTGGGAAAGTTAtatgacatatacagtataacacatgATATATGACAAGGATGAATCTGTATATGTAACGGTGGGGTGTCTCCTCTGGGGCCCGAGCGGTAAAATAACTATCTTAGAAAAGGGAGTCAGTCTTAACCTCTtaacgtttttgcgttttcgtttttttctccttgtgcttaaaagtccatagcacttgcatttttccactagaaacccgcatgagcccttattttttgcgtcactaattgtactttgcactgacaggctgaatttttgcataaagtacactgcgaaaccagaaaacaattcaaagtgtggtaaaattgaacaaaaaaaacgcattgtttttatttggggggtatttgttcttacgccgctcgcccttcgataaaactgactagttatgcatgttccttaagtcgttattacaacgatatgtaacatgtataacttttattttatttgatggcctgtaaaaaattcaaaccattgttaacaaatatatgttccttaaaaccgctccattcccaggcttatagcgcttttatcctttggtctatggggctgtgtcaggtgttattttttgcgccaaggTGTTTACTTTcgaccggtaccttgattgcgcatatacgactttttgatcgctttttattacaatttttcaggattttaagcgaacaaaaatgcgcaattttgcactttgtgatttttttgtgcttacgccgtttaccgtgcgagatcaggaatgtgattaatagttcgggcgattatgcacgcggcgataccaaatatgtttatttatttttatttaaaacatgggaaaaggggggtgattcagacttttattaggggagggggctttttactaaaaccaaaatgacccagtggaccgcgcaaattttgatcttagtgttttcgtttttccctcctccccttctaagagctccagcactctcagttttctatctacaagccatgtaagtgcttgttttttacaggaatagttgtactgtgtaatggcgtcattcattttaccataacatgtatgatggaatcccaaatatattatttatgaagatataaataggtgaaatcgtaaaaaagaattcaatatggtaacgtttggggggttcctgtgtctacgtaatgcactatatggtaacagcgacatgatactattattctataggtcagcccgaacacaaccatatgcaggctacacagattctctatgttatatatatattttttttatgaaatcctttttttggcaattaaatattaataaaatgggcctattgtgacgcttataacagttttattttttcacctacggggctgtgtggggtgtcattttttccgccatgatctctagtttttattaatgccatatttgtgaagatcggacgttttgatcacttttaatccgcgcacttttttccctcttttcgtgtacgccgtttaccgttcccaatgacgcttgttatattttaatagatcggacaactacgcacgctacggtatattatatgtttatctatttatttctttttatatgttttatttatattatggtaaaggggggtgatttcaacttttattgggggaggggttttggggtagtgtgttagtgttttgaacttttttttttacacatttgaagcgcctttgggggacttctacattcactacttggatttttacactgaccattgctatgccataggcataggcatccgtgtgcaggctcagtgcagcagatcgccgatcggaccgctcggaggcaggtaagagacctccggcggtccgtttcaacgatcgggacccccgcagtcacactgcgggggtcccgatcggtaagtgacaggggactccccctgtcacttgcacttaaacgccgtggtcgcggcgtttaaggggttaatgacacgcggcagcacgatcgctgcagcgtgtcattagcggtgaggtcccggctgcgcACTGccgctggcccccacctgctatgaagcacgctccgctccggagcgcgcttcatagcccgagaaacacccaggacgtagggttacgtccagggtcgtctggggacagacttccatgacgtaaccctacgtccaggatcgtctaggggttaaagaggttgttcaggattagaaaaaaacacagtgactttcttgcagaaacagcgccatccctatccccagtttgtgtgtggtatgacAATTCAGCTCGCTTCAtgtcagtggaactgagctgcaaaaccccacaccaaaATTtttgagaggtgctgtttctggaagaaagcagtcatgtttttgtaagcttagataacccctttaaaagtttcaTAGAATCAGCTAACTGGGAACAGCAGTACACATGACACTAaacatcttaaagggattataagGTTTATTTACAAAACATAgcatgaggttaacatgtttcggggaaaaaaactatcccttcctcagaaccagtatgcatactggttctgaggaagggatagtttttttcccgaaacatgttaacttCATGCTATGTTTTGTAAATAAACCTTTTTAATCTTAACTATTGGAGTCCCGTGATGGTCTTACAGTAGCAGAGCTGGAGTCACTGTACCGGTGTTTTCAACATTTTCTTTGCAATATTCCTATACGGGCCCCCGGTGGGAGCATCCCGTCCGCTGGTACGTCTAGCTTAGCAGCTACTGGGATCTGGACAGTTCTACACTTCGCTACCCTTTTTGGGTGATACgcatcaagcccaagtggcttttaggtgagtgcaatacctcccTACCCACTATCTCATTTATCCTAAGGtgttacacgaggcgccggtgcctgtgtttttttgctctctttcttttagtttaaagggattatgcaagactacaactcccatcatgcctagacagccaaagctttagcagtgATCAGATActaggtgtacacagatgctgcagattattacaccctgcagactgtaaaagagaatacagcactgatcagataccaggtgtgcacagatgctgcagagtattacaacctgcagactatagaagagaataaagcagtgatatcagataccaggtgtatacagatgctgcagagtattacaccctgcagactataaaAGAGAATACAGCAGTAATATCATATACCAGGTGTACaaagatgctgcagagtattacaccctgcaggcTATAGAAGAGA
This sequence is a window from Dendropsophus ebraccatus isolate aDenEbr1 chromosome 15, aDenEbr1.pat, whole genome shotgun sequence. Protein-coding genes within it:
- the LOC138773853 gene encoding putative deoxyribonuclease tatdn3-A isoform X1 — protein: MAAGYVDCHCHMTAEEFSQDTADVLEGARKGGVRAVVSVTEHAGELERLLQLSQRYPSYVMPCLGVHPIQSKADGYHSVTLQDLEPALESFEKYKDHLVGIGEIGLDFTPWLTPTSEERDEQLRVFQIQLDIAKRLDLPVNVHSRSAGRQTIAFLKEQGAEKVLLHNFAGRPSVALEGVQAGYYFSFPPAVANNDQREKLIRQIPLENICLETDSPALGPDRQERNIPSNIFIPCEYIARVKGLSSERVCEATAHNALQLFPEIHLKMNE
- the LOC138773853 gene encoding putative deoxyribonuclease tatdn3-A isoform X2 — translated: MIQRMFWKEQEKYPSYVMPCLGVHPIQSKADGYHSVTLQDLEPALESFEKYKDHLVGIGEIGLDFTPWLTPTSEERDEQLRVFQIQLDIAKRLDLPVNVHSRSAGRQTIAFLKEQGAEKVLLHNFAGRPSVALEGVQAGYYFSFPPAVANNDQREKLIRQIPLENICLETDSPALGPDRQERNIPSNIFIPCEYIARVKGLSSERVCEATAHNALQLFPEIHLKMNE